A window of Brachybacterium fresconis contains these coding sequences:
- the thiD gene encoding bifunctional hydroxymethylpyrimidine kinase/phosphomethylpyrimidine kinase has translation MTIKNVLSIAGTDPTGGAGIHADLKAFSARGTYGMAAITAVVAQNTRGVRSFMPLDPSFVGEQIDAVFDDVRVDAVKIGMVANAAIAEVIAERLQYHEAETVVLDPVMVAKSGDRLLDDDAVAAIRDTLVPLATIITPNLPEAAVLLDTTDVTRLGQMEDQATGLRGLGCQWALLKGGHLTNETVSVDYLAGPDGISTYTSPRIETLNDHGTGCTLSSAITALLPDHTVPESVERAKTYLHGALVASDRLDVGQGHGPLHHFHQLWPRG, from the coding sequence ATGACGATCAAGAACGTCCTATCCATCGCAGGCACCGACCCCACTGGCGGGGCGGGCATCCACGCCGATCTCAAAGCCTTCTCAGCGAGGGGCACCTACGGTATGGCCGCGATCACCGCGGTCGTGGCACAGAACACGCGCGGTGTGCGCTCGTTCATGCCCCTTGATCCCTCTTTCGTCGGTGAGCAGATCGATGCAGTGTTCGACGATGTGCGCGTCGACGCGGTAAAGATCGGTATGGTCGCCAACGCCGCGATCGCCGAGGTCATCGCCGAGCGCCTGCAATACCACGAAGCCGAGACCGTGGTCCTTGATCCGGTGATGGTCGCCAAGAGCGGCGACAGGCTGTTGGACGACGATGCGGTCGCAGCCATCCGAGACACGCTCGTGCCACTGGCCACGATCATCACCCCGAACCTTCCCGAAGCCGCCGTGCTCCTCGACACCACAGATGTCACCCGCTTGGGGCAGATGGAGGACCAGGCCACCGGGCTGCGTGGCCTTGGCTGTCAGTGGGCGCTACTCAAAGGCGGGCATCTCACGAACGAGACGGTCAGTGTCGACTACCTCGCCGGCCCCGACGGGATCTCCACCTACACCTCTCCCAGGATCGAAACCCTCAACGACCACGGCACCGGCTGCACCTTGTCCTCGGCGATCACCGCACTGCTGCCTGACCACACCGTGCCCGAAAGCGTTGAACGGGCGAAGACCTACCTGCACGGCGCTCTCGTTGCCAGCGACCGCCTCGACGTCGGCCAAGGTCACGGTCCCCTGCATCACTTCCACCAGCTCTGGCCGCGCGGGTAG
- a CDS encoding NUDIX hydrolase, with protein sequence MSHSVVGPATSSVEVRPRVAVISVLIKDDHVLLVRRANPPDAGFWGFPGGKIEFGETITKAAERELGEETSIIGQATGVLTSVDAFSRDETGRLDSHYVLIAVLCQWRSGQPHAGDDALEARWFPLDEVDEARLTLSKDVAEVARYAATQQQKEVHA encoded by the coding sequence GTGTCCCATTCTGTTGTCGGCCCCGCGACGTCCTCAGTCGAGGTGCGCCCGAGGGTCGCAGTCATTTCCGTCCTCATCAAAGATGACCATGTCCTCTTGGTGCGTCGCGCGAACCCTCCTGATGCAGGATTCTGGGGATTCCCGGGCGGGAAGATCGAATTCGGAGAAACGATCACCAAAGCCGCCGAACGCGAACTCGGTGAAGAAACCAGCATCATCGGTCAGGCGACCGGTGTTTTGACTTCCGTTGATGCGTTCAGCCGAGACGAGACTGGACGGTTGGACAGTCACTACGTGCTTATCGCCGTGCTCTGCCAGTGGCGCTCGGGGCAACCCCACGCTGGCGACGACGCCCTCGAAGCACGCTGGTTCCCCCTCGACGAGGTCGACGAGGCCCGCCTGACTCTGAGCAAGGATGTCGCCGAGGTCGCCCGCTACGCCGCCACACAGCAGCAGAAGGAAGTGCACGCATGA
- a CDS encoding recombinase family protein, with translation MAEDDWTASILYGRASQDRHKLMRSIDDQLTDMVGWCLPIEWYPEAIVRDADRSASQWRRREREGFDEAMALIESGRYGGFASWEPSRAGRDMEVYVQLRKACQRAGVLYLTHGRVYDFSRSDDTFMMGFEFLRAEADANTMRERQLRTVKLNADKGRPHGRLPYGYRRVYDQHTGVLLRQEPDPHTGQIVRDAARDVLAGKSMYSIAMRLQDAGEPTPKKPWAESPRGWDTYTVRQVLQNPTIAGKRVYRGEVIGQAQWEALIEWEDFQKIQRLFADPGRLVKGGGGMAAKTLMVHIARCHYCGRPLKRATMRKKERTPAVKYQCQFRGCYKTMISQPGLDAYVEQVVLEWFQNPTNLAWLTGDDDGDWLKVAEAAEQKRAALQARLDEVIAQYAAGSLNLDTLTKLEAALRPQIAEAEQALIPPVTDERVRALVTAEDVPAAWAGLPLLERRKIIKATFNVRIQQTQNRGQNAFEPERVLIEPRAL, from the coding sequence ATGGCCGAGGACGACTGGACCGCTTCGATCCTGTATGGGCGGGCCTCACAGGACCGGCACAAGCTGATGCGCTCGATCGATGACCAGCTCACTGACATGGTCGGCTGGTGCCTGCCGATCGAATGGTACCCGGAGGCGATCGTCCGCGATGCTGACCGGTCGGCCTCGCAGTGGCGCAGGCGCGAACGCGAGGGCTTCGACGAGGCCATGGCCTTGATCGAGTCCGGCAGGTATGGCGGCTTTGCCTCTTGGGAGCCGTCTCGTGCCGGGCGCGATATGGAGGTTTACGTGCAGCTGCGCAAGGCCTGCCAGCGCGCCGGGGTCCTCTACCTCACCCACGGCAGGGTGTATGACTTCTCCCGCTCCGATGACACGTTCATGATGGGCTTCGAGTTCCTCCGCGCCGAAGCGGACGCGAACACGATGCGCGAGCGGCAGTTGCGCACAGTCAAGCTCAACGCGGACAAGGGCCGCCCCCACGGTCGCCTCCCGTACGGATACCGGCGGGTCTACGACCAGCACACCGGTGTCCTGCTGCGCCAGGAACCCGACCCCCACACCGGGCAGATCGTCCGCGATGCCGCCCGTGATGTGCTGGCTGGTAAGTCCATGTACTCGATAGCGATGCGGTTGCAGGATGCTGGGGAGCCGACACCGAAGAAGCCGTGGGCCGAGAGTCCCCGCGGCTGGGATACCTACACCGTCCGCCAGGTGCTCCAGAACCCCACCATCGCCGGCAAGCGCGTCTACCGCGGTGAGGTCATCGGCCAGGCGCAGTGGGAGGCGTTGATCGAGTGGGAGGACTTCCAGAAGATCCAGCGCCTGTTCGCCGATCCCGGACGTCTCGTCAAGGGCGGTGGCGGGATGGCCGCGAAGACGCTCATGGTCCACATCGCCCGCTGCCACTACTGCGGCCGCCCTTTGAAGCGGGCCACGATGCGGAAGAAGGAGAGGACTCCGGCGGTGAAGTACCAGTGCCAGTTCCGGGGGTGCTATAAGACGATGATCTCCCAGCCGGGCCTGGACGCCTATGTCGAGCAGGTCGTGCTGGAGTGGTTCCAGAACCCGACCAACCTCGCCTGGCTCACCGGCGACGACGACGGCGACTGGCTCAAGGTTGCCGAGGCTGCCGAGCAGAAGCGGGCGGCGTTGCAGGCCCGCCTGGACGAGGTCATCGCCCAGTACGCGGCCGGGAGTCTGAACCTCGACACGCTCACGAAGCTGGAAGCCGCGTTGCGGCCCCAGATCGCCGAGGCCGAGCAGGCGCTCATCCCCCCGGTGACCGACGAGCGGGTGCGTGCCCTGGTCACCGCCGAGGATGTGCCTGCCGCGTGGGCGGGCCTGCCACTGTTGGAGCGGAGGAAGATCATCAAGGCCACGTTCAACGTCCGCATCCAGCAGACTCAGAACCGGGGCCAGAACGCCTTCGAGCCCGAGCGGGTACTCATCGAGCCCCGCGCACTCTAA
- a CDS encoding ABC transporter permease codes for MTSLDPAPPRKSPSRPEDRRPLGTGPLTSSAVFIDRSLRHSLRDGEGLLMAVALPVMLLLLFTYVFGGAIISEGYVDFVVPGVILTCAGFGAASVAVSVNRDVTLGAMRRFRTMPIVASTVLAGHVVASVMRNLLATVIVILVALLIGFRPTATVLEWIAVLGLVALWILAITALFACIGLVAGSPEAANGYGFVLLFLPYLSSAFVPIATMPDWLQPIARHQPMGPLVDALRALLVGTGEAQLLAPLAWSIGITAGAMVLTAVALRRSGDR; via the coding sequence ATGACCTCCCTCGACCCTGCACCGCCCCGAAAGAGCCCCTCCCGTCCCGAGGACCGCCGACCGCTCGGCACGGGCCCCCTGACGTCCAGCGCCGTGTTCATCGACCGCAGTCTGCGCCACAGCCTGCGCGACGGTGAAGGGCTGCTCATGGCCGTCGCCCTGCCCGTGATGCTCCTGCTGCTGTTCACCTACGTCTTCGGCGGCGCGATCATCTCCGAGGGCTACGTGGACTTCGTCGTCCCCGGCGTGATCCTCACCTGCGCCGGCTTCGGCGCCGCCTCGGTGGCCGTCTCGGTCAACCGCGACGTCACGCTCGGTGCCATGCGACGCTTCCGGACCATGCCCATCGTCGCGTCCACCGTCCTGGCCGGGCATGTGGTGGCGAGCGTGATGCGCAACCTCCTGGCGACCGTGATCGTGATCCTGGTGGCTCTCCTGATCGGCTTCCGCCCCACCGCCACCGTGCTGGAGTGGATCGCTGTCCTGGGCCTGGTCGCCCTGTGGATCCTCGCGATCACCGCCCTGTTCGCCTGCATCGGCCTGGTCGCCGGGAGCCCGGAGGCCGCCAACGGCTACGGCTTCGTGCTGCTGTTCCTGCCCTACCTCTCCAGCGCCTTCGTGCCCATCGCGACCATGCCCGACTGGCTGCAGCCGATCGCCAGGCACCAGCCGATGGGGCCCCTGGTGGATGCCCTGCGCGCACTGCTCGTCGGGACCGGCGAGGCGCAGCTGCTGGCACCCCTGGCCTGGAGCATCGGCATCACTGCAGGCGCGATGGTGCTCACGGCGGTCGCCCTCCGACGCAGCGGGGACCGCTGA